A genomic stretch from Scomber scombrus chromosome 8, fScoSco1.1, whole genome shotgun sequence includes:
- the ntmt2 gene encoding N-terminal Xaa-Pro-Lys N-methyltransferase 2, with amino-acid sequence MEISTEDDGKSSPTNFAYKGAHQAFKDRWKQTDDSLCRHSMSFHLYHTVRNEFFASYLYLVEKIPVVKLFPVTCEYIKGEKQFYYRAQQFYEDVTPSEEGMMGDFVNISDVDLEGSRQFLKRFVGPGKAGTHCALDCGCGIGRVSKGVLLPVFEKMEMADMMEHFLLHAHEEYLGDDADRIETYYCYNLQELTPPQNKYDVIWMQWVACHLTDKDLMEFLVRCKRSLRPNGVIIIKDNMARQGCKLDAIDSSISRHLDIMRHIIAKAGLEVLAVEKQEGFPEVIMPVWMIAMK; translated from the exons ATGGAGATTTCAACTGAAGATGATGGCAAAAGCTCACCGACCAACTTTGCGTACAAAGGCGCTCACCAGGCGTTCAAGGACCGCTGGAAACAGACGGATGACTCTCTGTGCCGCCACAGTATGTCCTTCCACCTGTATCACACGGTGAGGAACGAGTTCTTCGCCAGCTACCTTTACCTGGTGGAGAAGATCCCTGTAG TGAAGCTGTTCCCCGTCACCTGCGAGTACATCAAAGGAGAGAAGCAGTTCTACTACCGAGCTCAGCAGTTCTACGAGGACGTTACCCCCTCCGAGGAGGGCATGATGGGAGATTTTGTGAACATATCCGACGTGGATCTGGAAGGTTCCCGCCAGTTTCTGAAGAGGTTTGTG GGTCCCGGTAAGGCCGGCACACACTGCGCTCTGGACTGCGGCTGCGGGATCGGCCGTGTGAGCAAAGGCGTCCTCCTGCCTGTGTTTGAAAAGATGGAGATGGCGGACATGATGGAGCACTTCCTGCTCCACGCGCACGAGGAATACCTGGGCGACGACGCCGACCGCATCGAGACGTATTACTGCTACAACCTGCAGGAGTTAACGCCGCCGCAGAACAAGTATGATGTCATCTGGATGCAGTGGGTGGCAT gCCACCTGACGGACAAGGACCTGATGGAGTTCCTGGTGCGCTGTAAGAGGAGCCTGCGTCCAAACGGCGTCATCATCATAAAGGACAATATGGCGCGGCAGGGCTGCAAGCTGGACGCCATCGACAGCAGCATCAGCCGCCACCTGGACATCATGAGGCACATCATCGCCAAGGCGGGCTTGGAAGTCCTGGCGGTTGAGAAGCAGGAAGGCTTCCCCGAGGTCATCATGCCTGTCTGGATGATTGCTATGAAATAG